CGGGCTCTCGGCTCGGGAAAGCATGGGGATGCAGGCTGCAGGCCTTGCAAGAAGATGGGCTAGCCATCGCAGGCTGCGGGCCTGGTTGCGTTGTAGCCTTGCGTGATGCAAAGGCACGGGTTCGAAGAACCCTAATTCCCCAatcgcaaattttttttttaattcaattatattatatgcatgtataattctaatgaatcacatatttacgttgatgcatatgcaaataatagtttcaatgcatgtacatatgtaagattcagttcatgacaaatatcaaattcacataattgtagcaattttggtgatgaagcatacacaatttatgtagaatctaaaatacgttaaacgtaaagttgggtcatgcatcatggtgaatattcatgctatcagggcttgcaaaatatcgagttaaaaaccgttgtttggaaagaacctgattgcgtgatgatatggatgaactggtttgatgcagaaaaaaaatctccaacgtcagattcctaagcgcagcggtaggagcgtgctgataacatgttgtagtctatttttatctgacagagagactagggccggtggcagagagagagaggagagggatgtgtgtttgtaaaattgtaggggaatgtatgtgttgttatccctcctacattgtgcctttatttatagtagtaaggggagagaagatattcattctcctccaagtaatacaagttgtaataggaaaggataactagaatcaaatctaatctaggatttacacaatcacacttattctaggaatgtttacaacatatTCATTATTGACAATATATATGAAACTCATTATCCACATAGCAATTAAAGAATGTCTCCCTTTGAGGATTTAGGTTTTGTACCCGAGTTTTTGATGTTGCCCTTTGAGGGTTTGGTGTTGCCCTTTGAGGAATTATGTTTAGAACCCGAGTGGGAATTACCTTTAAGAAGATTCTTCCACCAACGAGCTGAGAGTTTGTAATGTCTTTTTTGTCCATTTTTAAAATCCACATATATGATACCAAACCTCACAGTGTAACCGTTAGCCCATTCAAAGTTGTCATGCAAAGCCCACGCAAAGAACCCTTTCACATTAACGCCCTTCCTGCTTAATCAAATGTTAGATACAATCATGTTCGTCCAAGAAATGAGAACAAATCaaatcttttcttttgttaaatcaCTTACCTAATGGATTCTTGAACATAATAAAGATGCTCATCGTAATATTTAATTCTTTGATTGTCGAGGAGAGCTTCCTCGAATGATAATTTGGGATCATTTGCCTCGTCAACTCCtgcgaaaaaaaaaagtgatgtttatttagtttcATGTGGAAATATAAATGGTAATacgtgtatgtatgtatatattatttgACATTAATTACCATTTTCTGTGATGTAAATAACTGGATTTTTATGCTTTCTCTTTGTGTAAGTTTATAGATCAAGAAGTCCTCGTGGATAAATGTAAAGCCAATCTGAAGCAGCCTTAAACCAAGCATGTAAAGTTGTGTGAGCTACATCATAGTATGAGGTAAGAGGGTTTAAAAGTTTAATATGTATGAACTTGTTGTATATATAGGAGACGTACCATTGGACCAATAGGGACTCCATTGCGGTTGTCTGCCACAACAATATTCATTTTTCAAAGTCTTGTTAGTGGtgctttgattaaaaaaattatatatcgGAAGCTAAAATTTTTTAACTAAATTTACTCACTTAATGATTCGACCTGAGCGTCGGTTGACTGGCTTGGCTGTGCAGCCTTAACAGGAACATCTTTTGCATAAGACGATGAGTAGTAATTCAATCCAATAAAATCACACGAACCTTTTAGCATATTGGATTGCTCTTTGGTGAACTTGGGCAATCGACTTCCAATTAGGGTTTGCATAATCTTTGGATAGCTACCCTTTGTCACTGGATTCATATACCTATAATTATATCGAAATTTTCAAGTATATATTAAGCAagtttcaaaaacaaaatgtgAATTGTAGATCAAGTGGTCTAATAGTTTAATTGCTTTAGTGATCCAATTATTTAGAATAGCGTATGTACCATCCATACGAAAAGTCAAGTGCTCTAATTGCAGCTACTTTATCTTCCGTTGAATTAGAAAATGGAACGGACCAGCCTGCGTTAACTGTTATTCCAATCACGCCCTTTTGTGAAGCctgtgcatgcatgcatattcgATATTAATATTTGATTATATGTAATATGtacgtgtgtgtgtatacatatatgtatatatttaaaACTTACCTGGTACTTTTCTCTATACACTTTTACAGCGGCTGCATGAGCTATAAGTTGGTGATGCGCGGCCAAATATGGCTCCGTCGCCGAGTTTCCACCCTCTTTGCATTTTGTATGGTTAGAGCATCGGCCTGGAGCAAATGCTCCGACTGAATAACCTTGGACGCTATAAGTTTGAGGCTCATTTAACGTGATCCAGTGCTTAACTTTGTCACCAAATTCTTTAAAGCAAAGTTCTGCAAAGTCCACAAAATGACTCCTATATATGAAATAaaatgtttaattaaattttgaacTCTAAATTAAGCATTTCATTAGTTTATAAGTGCTGATCAGGAAGTTATTATTTCACTTACACACTGGTAGGGCTTAAGAAGCCAAGATACTCATCCTCCAAAGCCTGGGGAAAAACCCAATGAAAGAGTGTCACAAAGGGTTTTATACCtgcaatatttaaaaattaatacattacaGAAATGAAATGAACAGTAATTAgtattatctttttctttttgggtaaGATTAGTCGCAAAGGAGTCATGGGGATAACCATTGGCTTGAAGCTCATTGAGGAGGTTTTGGTAATATTTTACTCCTTCCTTGTTCACTCCCCCACTTAGCTTACCATCTGATCAAAAAGTTTTGGGGAGAAAGAAAAACAGTGTAATTGCATTATTAGAAGTGTAATAATCATCATATTTATAGTATATAATTTTAAAACAATAGTCAATTAGAGATTTTTAATATCCCATATTGATTGTCTTACTAGGTAACAAGCGAGACCATGAGATGGAAAATCTGTAAAAATCCCAACCCATATCCTTGAGAATCCCAACATCTTCCTGTAACATTTCAAAAGAAccttgttatttttcttttactcAAATTCTTATAAGGGTCATTTTGGTTCCGGTTCTTAATCAACCTAATTATTAGACTGAAACcttatttgtttaaatattttgatcgaggtgtagacatcgaaatttcggtaaataaatgttgaccgataaatcaaagttttaaCGCTCATGtactacataaattttacacatagcgtgtgtctaaacaaaaaatcaaaataagttggaaaagtcatcaaacaggacacgtgtcaacacctggcagaaatgacttatttcatctggaatattatattcaaaattaggccttggaaatttctataaatagaaggctaattcattcatttcaaggagggaaccaattcatattacaccttgaagctctgaagctctgaaactctgaagctctcaagcatccaggttcccgaagaatcaagaaagccttcttcattcttcgttcatcgttcttccaagatcaagccccgacagcccttgaagaaagtgttcttcgttcctcattcatcgttcttccaagatcaagccccgacggcccttagATCAACAATCACtaactcaagatcaagcctcgacggcccttgaagaaagtgttattcgttcctcgttcatcgttcttccaaaatcaatccccgacggcccttggatcaacaatcaccaactcaagatcaagccccaacagccctttggatcaacaatcatccaccaattcaagatcaagccccaaaggccccttgaagaacttccaccaattcaagatcaagccccgacggcccttgaagaaagcaccatcgttcatcatccgttcatcttaagatcaagccccaacggccctttggatcaacaacgtcgacaaatccacacatccaaccgttcttcaagattaagcccaaaaacccttgaagatccgttcatcactgttcttcaagatcaagcccaaaagcccttgaagatccgttcatcaccgttattcaagatcaagccttaacggcccttgaacaaacattcatcctcaagatcaagccccaacgactccttgaagatctgctcaaatacaccttcaaagatcaagcccacgaccccttgaagaaacttccaacagttcatccaagatcaagcctcaacggcccttggatcaacgaaacatccacaaataaacaccttacggagatcgaatcagaggatcaaatttgagagagattgtaacccaaaatcatcaaaatacaaatatttgtttgtgcacgttgttcttgtcttgttccgttaagtgtccctaagctcttggccggaagtttgggcaattttcaaagttacGTAgttcaatcgtttcttaaccaaattcgactcataatatgtcaaaatgaagataggaaagtatagattaagattatacctatttcaaagcccaatgATTGCCAGAAAAtggcctcaaagttgactggtccgagtgaaaacttgaaaactcgcaggaaactgggtaaattttaaacgttcataacttcttcaatactcaacaaaatcaagtaattcaaaaataaaaatcatacttctcgacgagatgaagataatggtacctttttcgacGGCTaaatcgtcgtggtttggctggaaaacggctcgaaagtggctgtcttaGTATctagttagccactttcgagccattttccggccaaaccattgCGATTTAGCTGTCGAAAAAGgttccattctctttgtctcgtcaagaagtatgatttttgtttttgaatcacttgatttcgttaagtattgaaaaagttatgaacgtttaaagtttacccagtttccgacgagttttcaagttttcattcagaccagtcaactttgaggctattttccggtcaTCTATGGCAACCCTTGGgctttgaaataggtataatcttattctacactgtcctatcttcattttgatatattatgtgtCGAATTTGGttagaaacgattgagttacgaagctttgaaaattgcccaaacttccggcaaAGAGCTCAGGGACACTTatcagagtttttaacggaatgaccaaaatgatggatggtggacaatatcagggaccacttttatcgatttggaatctcaggaaccaaagtgatgagttatgcaaatctcagggaccattttggtgATTTACCATTTTGTAAACATGATTACAATTTGTTACCTCAAACTTGACAAATTATTTATCTTTCAGTATTCTAAAAGTAACTGGAGTAAAAGTATTGCCATGAGAAAATTGTCAAAGTTAAAGGTATTTAGGTTATATTGGTTACAAACTTTATATTTGGGATTGTGCATTATAGTTAGACTTCTTATTTTATCATCATTGCTTGCAGATTAACCATGAAAATCTAAAGCATCAAGTGCAAGCAAATGGGTGGCAAGTTCATCCTTAGCTAGCCTATAACTTTGACTGAAAACTTATGAatctgaaaattttgatttaaggaCATTAAATGTTATCAGCATGTATTTAGAAATGAAATTACATGTCatattttcagatttttttaatCGTTTATGTTTTCCCATTTTATCTTCATTCttgttttaaaggaaaaatagtaaaaatTGTATGAGAGATACTCACATATGTGCaaattggatggaatatatgCTGATAAATTCTTCAACGAACATGGCAATATGACAATATGGCATGCATAACCATAACACCATTATCATAGTAAACGAAAATGAAATCCAACATTTTTAATCTCTTATTGACTAAGGAACCCAACTCTTGATTTTCTTCCTGTACAATATATATGGGTAAAATGATACTGATGGATATAAGAGAATTCTAACTACACTGattaactttattttttttgttaatcagTAATTACCAAAGTGATAATAATGACCAAGCATAGTTTAGTTCGTGAAACCAAATTCTATcagccaaacaaaaaaaaatgacaccATAATAATCAGCAAGCAAAAAAAATATGGAATGGTTATGGTGCAAttcataaatttcattttttctgtACAATGAGCGAGTGCAAAAAGACTAAGTTAGATGGttgaaaataataagaaattgTTGTGATGGACACACACCtacaatttataaaataatcacTTAAGAAATATAAGAATATCTTAAACAACACATCTTTGAGGCGCGTAGCACCTGTGATGCAAAAATGCCTCTCACACACACGTTAGTGCGTGCGGAGAGGCTAGTAGTAAATTGATTAAACAGTTATTATAGTACTTATGATTTATGTattgttttatttgtattttatcTTTCTTAAATTTccaatacaagtataattttttacatttatACAAAATATGCTAAATTCACTTAAATCcacctagtccgcctaggctcTAAGCCCCAGCACATCGCCAGACTAGCGCTTAGCACTTTTTAGAACTTTGGGTTTGATTCTagccaaaggcaaatttgaactatattattgctagccgattgtgaggcttagcccactccttACTCCCTTAGAGCACTTCCACCCTTAAAAGGCGTCTCTTGGTTATAGGCAACACAATCCCCCAAGTGAACAATTGCCTTTAGTgaataataattgtcaaagtACATCTCCACCACTAACTAAATAGCCAAGGCTATTGGTATTAaagtatatttattattttttagtaaAATAATTAaggataattttatttttaattttagataTGATGTTTAACGAAAGGTTAGGTAaatttttttagtatttttaatatattttttaccattttttataatttttaagtaATTTAAAATTATGGTTAACGTCACCGTGGCATCTGCCTAGTACTACATAGCACAGGCGCTGGGCGTGTCGATTTGAGCCTGGAGGAGAAGTCGGGCTCTCTCCTGGAGCCCAGTGGATTTAACGTGGGCTGGAGCTGTTTTTTGGGGGAGGGGGATTCTAGAGCTCATCGCCCAGGGGATGTGGCTGGTGGGCTAGAgctgtttatttttgtttctttattcgCCTTTTCCATCCCCCAAGCCCCAAGCGCTTCCTCCCTTCTCATCTCAAGAGTTGGGCACTTGAACTCGAAAGCTGAAACCAAAACATAAATTAAATCGAATCATACCGAATAATTTGATTTTGCGGTTTCAAAATGATTTCAAtttaaaaccgaaccgaatgaaGGAAAAACGGTTTGATTTTGGTTCCGACCAtctgaaaccaaaccaaaaccaaaaccgcataaatttattaaatgtcaaattttaattgattatttCATTGAATTCATACATTTAATTTGAACACAACCACATATATCATGGACTCAACCACATCATAAGATGACCTCATAAATCTTTACTTTCTTCTAATCTGTAATGCTCAACTTTATTCATCTAACTCTCTCCCTCGGTCTCGGTCTCGGTCTCGACTCTCCAGACACTTTCTCTCTCGGTCTCCCCTCCGGCCTCCCCTTCATTCCAGCTCCTAGCCTCTAGAGTTCAGAGTGCTATAGTATGGTAAGAATTATGATTTATAACTTGTTTTAGTGAAATTTACTTATATATTTGAGATTAATTTTAGGGTTAGGTTTAGGGCAGGGTTTTGAATCAAAAGGGGATTTGAGTCTTCCATTTTAAGAGATTGAGCTGGCTCGCTCTCTGTTTTCAGTGATTAAATGCGGCTGAGCAGATTTGGAGGATTGGTTAAAGGGCTTGGAGTTGTGCaacctcctcttcctcctcctcctccgccgccGGTGATGGAACGATTGTTCGTGGCACTGGTAGCAAATAATTGAACCTCTACTCTACCATCAACCAAGCGCTCCACATCGCCTTGGAAACTGATCCTCGGTCAGCACTTTCTTTCTTCAATTCTACCTGTTGTATCTGCTTGCTTGCTTCATAATTTGGACTGAATTAGATCTGCAGTGTTTTTAGCagtgtttttaatcattttctgAATTGGGTTTGCTCTGCATTCATTTAACTATTCTTGTTACTTGAATCGTATGTGATATCTCTTAGATCAGATGGTAATTTTTCTTTCGGTCTATCGACTCCACTGTAAACAATTATATATCCACTGCACACACCTACACGAATTGAATCCGCCCCCTTGATTAAGGAGATATTCGCATTACTTTGGGCTGCATGTTGATTTCAATCCCTACATCATGATGTGAACTCTCTTGAACTTAAGATTGAATGTGTATTGCATGCTTGGTTGTTGACTACAATAAATAATGCTGCATTTGGGTTATCGAAGGACTTGTTTTTAATGTCAAAAGTCAAAGCTTGTTACTTGTTTATTAAATCTGGTGTAGCTTTCATTTCAAACTATTTGTTTGTTCACCTTCAAATACTTGTGGGCATCTAGTAAGAAATTAGTTGTGACTCAAACACCAAtactttttttattgaattggatgaaatgAGATACAACTAGATAACCATAATAGCTTTTTCAAACaatgaaactaaaccaaaactgtttaaaaccaaaccgaaccgaaccaaatggtTTAATTTCATTTCGATTTTAACTTCAAAACCACACCACACCGCACCGAACCGCAAAAACTTCcaattttagttttggtttcactcaaaaccgcaccgccCACCCATACTCGTCTCTTTTGTTTCCGCCAACCCTCAAAAACCCAACTCTGCcccctcttttccttttttattttacttccaAAAAGTCCCTACCACCTCCTGCCACCGACTCTTCCAAATCCTTGGTTGCCCTTCTGATCCGACCCGCCACAACCCATTTCTCTATCTCACTGAACCTACTCACCACCACAACAACCATCGCCTTCCTACAACTCAACGGCAGATCAACGTGCACAGCTCAAACGATTTCAAATTGAGTTCTCCTTCCAAAGCCCTTGCCCTGCCTTTTGTTCAACCGCTGAGCAaccttttttttctaaattcagGCCTGAAACAAAGTGGTAGAGAATGGAGTCGACACTGGCTGAAGCAGCGgcaaaagaaggagaaggagtaGGAGGAGGTATTGTGCCCAGAACGGATTCTTTGGGAGCAGAGAAAGGGATGACGAATAGGAAGGAGAAGAGGAAAgcgatgaagaagatgaagagaaaGCAGACGAGGAAGGAGATGGCGCTGAAAGAGCGAGAGGAACATGACGCCATTCTCAACAATCCTCTAGAGCTTGCGAAGATTACGATGATCGAGCACGAGGAGGCCGAGCGGTCGGAAAGAGAAAGGAAGATTTTCGAGGAGCGAGAGAGGGCGTGGATGGAAGCCATGGAGGTTAAGAGGAAGAAAcaaatcgaagaagaagaagaggaagaacaaAGAAGAATCAAGGCTCTTGAGGAAGAAGACGAATTGTCTCGGAATGAACaggttgttttttgtttatcAATCTTTATGCTTTGGACTGcaacttttgaattttgattacgTAAATTAGCAGCATAATTTTGTAGTTCATTGATTTATTTGTTCAATTTGTGTTTGAGAATGTGCTCGAAATATGATAAACAGAAATACTTGGTTGAATTAGTGATGAAATGTAGCTCAGGAAGAATAGTTTGCTGAATATATTAATTATCGTCTTGCTAAATATATTAGTTATTTAGTTGTCATTTGCTTTCTGGATTCTAATTATGCTATTCGTACCGGTGCTTTAATTCTGTTACATGTATGATttcctttgtttatttttggttAAGTTGTTTAGTGAAGATAGCATCATTTGTACGCCCGTTTTGTGGGGTAGTGGTCCTTTTATAGGGGTGCAAGATGCTTCTGTTGTCAGTTGATATGATAGCTTCATGCCTGTGGTAAAAGGCGTCGTCTTTGATTTGGAAACAAAAGTATAGTGTTTGTGAAATGAAAGTTGTTAATGTTTGGTTAGCCCTTCTGCTATATTTGACAGGTAAGGTATATGCATTGTCTGCTTGAAGTGGGATAGTTTAAAATGCTATTTACAGGGCATATCAACTCCTTCTTAGCATTATGGttcaaatttcttttggttTGGAAATAGTTTGGGAGGAAATATACTTATTGCCTTAAAATTGGATTTTCACTTAGCTTGGGGTACATATGGCAGGTCGAAAATGCAAATGACGGTAATGAGGTTGATGAGTGGGACTATGAAGAAGGACCCGCTGAAATCATCTGGCAAGGAAATGAGATCATTCTCAAGAAGAAAAGGGTCAAGATTCCTAAGAAAAACACTGACCAAGAAAGTAGAAAGAAGGTCTGCAACATGAATCTGGAACTTTGTATAGATATTTTGTAGGATAGATTATCCTACAGATAAGTTTCATTTTTGGTTTTACTGATGAGTTTAATTGTAGAGGCTGTCATTTGTTTGACAGGATTCTGATAGGCCTATATCAAATCCTCTCCCTCCACAATCTGAAGCTTTTTCTGATTATAAAAGTTCATCAATGTCAGCACAGCAGCTCATCGAGAGTGTTGCTCAACAAGTACCTCATTTTGGAACTGAGCAGGTATTCCTCTGTCATCTCATTATTGCCCTTATTACCCATTTATGTGTTGATAACTCTTTAATCTTTATATCTCTTCTGACAATACTTCTTATAGTTCATGAGTTGATGCTGCTATTTTGATCAACAGTGAAGATCACTGTCTATAATTCTTTAAGTTATGTACTTTTATATATGACAGGATAAAGCTCATTGCCCTTTCCATTTGAAAACTGGAGCTTGTCGGTTTGGTCAGCGATGTAGCAGAGTCCATTTCTGTCCTGATAAATCTTCCACACTGCTTATCAAGAACATGTACAATGGTCCAGGCCTTGCTTGGGAGCAGGATGAGGGGCTCGAGGTCTGTTAATGCTGTCATGCCTTCCTGTGATTCTTGTATCCTATTTCTGACTTTGGGGGTCTTCATATCCTTCTCTAATCTGTGAAACCTTTGGTTTATTGTTCCTAATCCTACTATGTTAAGTAGGCATATCCGACATCAAATGAACTTTTTTTCCCGTCGTTTGTGGTTGTTTTCAAGCATCAATCATCATAGACTATTGTATCATTTTTTTTGAGCTGTTATTTGTTTGAGGTTTTGTGTTTGATTGCATACCATGTGTCCTAGTTCAGGAATGTGGCTTAGTTCATTTTTTATTCTGTTCATTTGTGAAATGGTACTCTTCTTCTTTGACTTGATTGATCAGAGATTCATTTGCGATATTCGCTTTGGTGGGGATTCAAGCTTTCAGCCTTGGTTCAGTTGGAATCAAAGATACCCCAATAGTGTATCCTTCCTTGCTGGCAATAGTAACTTGTTACCACATAACGTATCCCTTGTTTTCTTATTCTTATTACCATTTATGGCATAAGTTTTCTTCcctatttatttcttatttagaCCTCTATTAACCAAGTGTGGGTTGATGTGTATCTCTACACATGTGTTCTCATGCTTTGGAAGTAACTTTTATTCTAATTGCAAACATAACGTTTTATCAATTAAAAGAAAGCTGAGTTACaagaaaatatgtattttttaagGGATGTTATAGTCGTCTTTcatcatgatttttcttttattttatgccAGTGAGAGATATTATGCTTCAGTGTCcatatt
Above is a window of Malus sylvestris chromosome 15, drMalSylv7.2, whole genome shotgun sequence DNA encoding:
- the LOC126601510 gene encoding beta-glucosidase 12-like, whose product is MLQEDVGILKDMGWDFYRFSISWSRLLPNGKLSGGVNKEGVKYYQNLLNELQANGIKPFVTLFHWVFPQALEDEYLGFLSPTSVSHFVDFAELCFKEFGDKVKHWITLNEPQTYSVQGYSVGAFAPGRCSNHTKCKEGGNSATEPYLAAHHQLIAHAAAVKVYREKYQASQKGVIGITVNAGWSVPFSNSTEDKVAAIRALDFSYGWYMNPVTKGSYPKIMQTLIGSRLPKFTKEQSNMLKGSCDFIGLNYYSSSYAKDVPVKAAQPSQSTDAQVESLNNRNGVPIGPMAASDWLYIYPRGLLDL